ATCCTCATCTAATTGTTCGCTAGATTTTCTAATTTCTTTCACCATTTCTAAAATCTGACCAATAGTCATATTATCAGGATATCTGCCAATTTGGGGCATATAGCCAATATTCTTTCGGTATTCGAAATTTTTTGAAATAAACTCTTCTTTAAATTTTATAGTGCCTTCAGAAGGAATAACCATTCCTAAGATACTTTTAATCAAAGTGGTTTTACCACAACCATTGGGGCCAATAAGGGCAATGCATTCGCCTTGCTTAAATGATAAGTCTACACTATTTAAAACTTTGAGTTTGCCAAAATTTTTTGACAACTTATTTATTTCTATCATAATTTTAAAGAGTGCATTAACGGTGTATTGTCAATAAAATTATCAGGAGTTAAACTGGGCATTATTTTTTCGGATTTATCTAATAAAGTAACCATAAAACTTCTAAACAAAAGCATTGCTGGTGGGTTGTTTTCAACGATAACAGAAAAAAGACTTAGTGGATGATAAGGAACATCGCCAATTTTGTTTTTATCCAAATCATACCCTTCATATTTATCCCAATAATTTCCATTGAAAGTATTTAAAACAAGGGATCCATTAGTACTAATATCAAAAGTATTACCTACAAAATTATTTGATGCAATTTCATTATCCATGCAACTAGCTTGGATTTTCATTCCCCATCCATTTGCTTCAAAAATATTTTTTTCAATTTTAATTCTACTAGTGCCTTCCATGTGTATGCCTTCAGTGTTTTTATAAAATTTATTCCCAAAAATATAACTATCCGATATTTCTTTTAAAAATAAGCCATAAGCTGCATCGCCCCAGTTCTCGGTAAATGTATTATTAATCATTTTTACCTTATGAGTAAACATAACTGACACACCAGCACCATTATTTTTAAATACGTTAGAAATATAAGAATCATTATTTGAAAACATAAAATGTAGTCCATAGCGAATATTGGACGTTGAAACATTTCGCCAAATAATAGAGTTGGTAACAAATTCAAAATAAATTCCATCTCTGTGACCAGACACTTTATTTGCAATTACCTGCAAGCTGTCGCTTTTCCAACAATGTATACCATTACCAATTTGTTGTTCCTCGACACCATATGCGGTAATGTGATTGTTTTTAATGATACAGTTTTTACAAAATTGTAAATAGATT
This portion of the Bacteroidota bacterium genome encodes:
- a CDS encoding nitrous oxide reductase family maturation protein NosD, yielding MKKLIVLLLLSLTSYCIYANKFEVGKTMPYKSIKSALDNIQNGDTIYVHEGIYKEGNIIISKAVNLIGVNFPVLDGQKKYEILSIKAANTLVSGFKIQHSGFATLDDPCAIKVYDTHNVIISNNIIDDNFFGIYLQFCKNCIIKNNHITAYGVEEQQIGNGIHCWKSDSLQVIANKVSGHRDGIYFEFVTNSIIWRNVSTSNIRYGLHFMFSNNDSYISNVFKNNGAGVSVMFTHKVKMINNTFTENWGDAAYGLFLKEISDSYIFGNKFYKNTEGIHMEGTSRIKIEKNIFEANGWGMKIQASCMDNEIASNNFVGNTFDISTNGSLVLNTFNGNYWDKYEGYDLDKNKIGDVPYHPLSLFSVIVENNPPAMLLFRSFMVTLLDKSEKIMPSLTPDNFIDNTPLMHSLKL